From Oceanotoga teriensis, the proteins below share one genomic window:
- the prfB gene encoding peptide chain release factor 2 encodes MIEYELKVKIENLKNKFEDLKKLFDLERAKDRVDELQEKMISPDFWSDPSNAEKISRENQHLKDQINDFNKLQGLFEDIDVAIEFSDEDPTMINQIMTSLKEAERMTKNFELNLLLSGKFDDSDAFVTIHPGAGGTESQDWASILLRMYKRWAENNKFKLETIDFQDGDEAGIKSATLKISGPFVYGKLKYETGVHRLVRISPFDSNGRRHTSFSSINVTPVIDDEIEVEIKDDDLKIDTYRAGGAGGQHVNKTDSAVRITHLPTGIVVACQNERSQHQNKATAMQILKARLYDLEMRKKIEEKMNLMGDVKDISWGNQIRSYVLYPYQMIKDHRTECETSDSEGVLDGEIDKFIEAELLYFADLNNAD; translated from the coding sequence ATGATAGAATATGAGTTAAAGGTAAAAATAGAAAATCTTAAAAATAAGTTTGAAGATTTAAAAAAACTTTTTGATCTTGAAAGAGCAAAAGATAGAGTTGATGAACTTCAAGAAAAAATGATATCTCCAGATTTTTGGAGCGATCCATCAAATGCTGAAAAAATTTCAAGAGAAAATCAACATTTAAAAGACCAGATAAATGATTTTAATAAATTACAAGGATTATTTGAAGATATAGATGTTGCCATAGAATTTTCTGATGAAGATCCTACCATGATAAATCAAATAATGACATCTTTAAAAGAAGCAGAAAGGATGACTAAAAACTTTGAATTAAATCTTTTATTATCTGGAAAATTTGATGATTCAGATGCTTTCGTTACTATACATCCAGGAGCTGGAGGAACTGAATCACAAGATTGGGCTTCCATACTTTTGAGGATGTATAAGAGATGGGCTGAAAATAATAAGTTCAAACTTGAAACTATAGATTTTCAAGATGGTGATGAAGCAGGTATAAAAAGTGCTACATTAAAAATATCAGGTCCTTTTGTATATGGAAAATTAAAATATGAAACAGGTGTTCATAGACTCGTTAGAATATCACCTTTTGATTCAAATGGAAGACGTCATACATCATTTTCATCTATAAATGTAACTCCTGTTATAGATGATGAAATTGAAGTTGAAATAAAAGATGATGATTTAAAAATAGATACATATAGAGCAGGTGGTGCAGGTGGGCAGCATGTAAATAAGACAGACTCAGCTGTTAGAATAACTCATTTGCCTACAGGTATAGTTGTAGCTTGTCAGAATGAGAGATCTCAGCATCAAAATAAAGCAACAGCAATGCAAATATTAAAAGCAAGATTATATGATCTTGAGATGAGAAAAAAAATAGAAGAAAAAATGAATTTAATGGGAGATGTTAAAGATATATCTTGGGGAAATCAAATAAGATCTTATGTATTATACCCATATCAAATGATAAAAGATCATAGAACTGAATGTGAAACTTCTGACTCTGAAGGTGTTTTGGATGGAGAAATAGATAAATTTATAGAAGCAGAATTATTATATTTTGCAGATCTAAATAATGCAGATTAA
- the rsmH gene encoding 16S rRNA (cytosine(1402)-N(4))-methyltransferase RsmH produces MRQYHDYHRSIMVDEILNQMITKKDGIYVDCTAGEGGHSKAIFEYCEGNAKVIAVDVDYEVLEIAEKRLKELSENIEFFKAPYQDIDLVIKGLGLKKVDGFLMDLGVSTFQLKGVGRGFTFMNDEPLDMRMDTQSTLTAAKVVNEYSEKELADIIFEYGQEFRFARRIADSIVYRRPINTTFELVEAIRKALPYKEINRRKRHFATQTFQAIRIEVNKEFDNIKTALDKFERFLNVGGRVAILTFHSLEDKIVKHYFKNNEHYKLLTKKPLYPTEKEIEENPRSRSTKLRVAEYIG; encoded by the coding sequence TTGAGACAATACCATGATTATCATAGAAGTATTATGGTTGATGAAATATTAAATCAAATGATAACTAAAAAAGATGGAATTTATGTTGATTGTACTGCTGGAGAAGGAGGACACTCCAAAGCTATATTTGAGTATTGTGAAGGAAATGCAAAAGTAATTGCTGTGGATGTAGATTATGAAGTACTTGAAATAGCGGAAAAAAGATTAAAAGAACTATCAGAAAACATAGAATTTTTTAAAGCCCCTTATCAAGATATTGATTTAGTAATAAAAGGTCTCGGTTTAAAAAAAGTTGACGGTTTCTTGATGGATTTAGGAGTATCTACTTTTCAGTTAAAAGGTGTTGGAAGAGGCTTTACTTTTATGAATGATGAACCGCTTGATATGAGAATGGATACTCAATCGACTTTAACGGCAGCAAAAGTAGTCAATGAATATTCAGAAAAAGAGCTTGCAGATATAATATTTGAATATGGACAAGAATTCAGATTTGCAAGAAGAATAGCTGATTCTATAGTTTATAGAAGGCCTATAAATACAACTTTTGAGCTTGTTGAAGCGATAAGAAAAGCACTTCCTTACAAGGAAATAAATAGAAGAAAAAGGCATTTTGCCACTCAAACATTTCAAGCTATAAGAATAGAAGTTAATAAAGAATTTGATAATATAAAGACTGCACTTGATAAGTTTGAAAGATTTTTAAATGTTGGGGGAAGAGTTGCAATACTAACATTCCATTCATTAGAAGATAAAATAGTAAAGCATTATTTTAAAAATAATGAACATTATAAACTATTGACCAAAAAACCACTTTATCCCACTGAAAAAGAGATTGAAGAAAATCCAAGATCTAGAAGTACCAAATTAAGAGTTGCCGAATACATAGGCTGA